Within the Mycobacterium gordonae genome, the region TCCGCGCAGGAGTGCCGATCGTGCCGATCGCCACAGTCGGCGGGGCCGACGCCATGCCGGTCCTGATCCGCGGCGATCGGCTGTCGCGAATGTTGCGGCTGGACAAGTTGCTTCGGCTTAAAGTGTTCCCGCTGGCGATCTCGTTGCCCTGGGGTATTGCACCGGCCGCCCTTCCGCAGTTTCCGCTACCGGCCAAGATCAGGACGCGGTTCATGCCGCCGATCGACGTCGACCACGACCCCGAGCGTGCCGAGGATGAAGACTACCTCGACGCCAAGTATCGCGAGGTCCAGGACAGCATCCAGCGCGGCATGGACGCGCTGGCCCGCAAACGCGCCTTGCCGGTATTCGGCTAGGGATTCATTGGGCGATCGAGTCGCGGTCGAGGCCTGTCCACGCGGGGTTGAGCACCGATTCTCCGACGATCCACCGCGGCTGCGGTGGGGACACCGCCATGTACCCCACGCCCCGGACCGTGTCGACCATCGCCTCGTGCGCGGCGCCGAGTTTGGCGCGCAGTCGCCGCACGTGCACATCGACGGTGCGCACCCTGCCGTTGCTTTCGTAACCCCACACCTCATGCATCAGGCGCGTCCGGCTGAAGGCCCGACCGGCGTGCTGGACAAGGAAATTCAGCAATTTGAACTCAGTCAGGGTGAGGCCCAGGTCCGTGCCCTTCAAGGACACCGTGTAGCTGGCCGGATGCAGCGTGAGGTCCCCGAACTGCAGCATGCCGCCCAGGGCCTTGCGTCGGCGCGTGACGGCCAAGCGCAATCGCGCCTGTAACTCCGCGGCGCCGGCCGCGGCCAAGAGCACGTCGTCGAAGTTCCAGTCGACGTCGACTTCCACGAAGTCGGCTGGCGCGACCACGGCGACGACGGCCAGCGCCGGGCTGTTCGCCGTCAGATGCCGACAAGCCGTGCGGGCGGCCACCAGGTCGGCGCGGGCGTCGATGATGGCGACATCCGCGCCGTCGGTCCGGCTGACGTCACCCCCGGCCAACGGCGCAACGCTGACGGTCAAGGCGAAGGTGTCCAAGGTAGGCAACACGGACTGAAAGTCGGACTGATTGGTCAGCAGCAGAACGTCCAACCGCCATCTCCAAACCTTCAGGTGGTGCCCACGTCCCACCGACTGTCCCCCGGCCCCCGACACGTCCGCCACCTCCGTGGAGATGTTCACCCCGACGAAATGTCGAATACCCCATTCAGCGTGCGATTATTCCATTTTTGTTACCGCGGGTATCGCAAAACGGTCAGTTCTGGCAAAGTTCGATGGGCCCGGTCCGTATACACAGACCGGGCCCATCCTGGAGACAAGCTTTACTGGTTGGACTTCTGGCGCTCCTCGGCGACCTCGGCTGCACCGCGAGCAGCCTCGGCCTGAGCTTCCTTCTTCGCCGCGTCGCGCTGCGCCTCAGCCTTGTCCTGCTGCGCTTCGCCTTCGTTGACCAGGTCGCCGCGACCGGTCACAGTCCCAATGGCCTCCTTGGCCTTGCCCTTGACGTCCTCGACGATTCCCTTGACCGCTTCGGCCGGGCCCGAGTTGCTGTCTGCCATGGTGTTCCTTCCCTTGGTCGCCGCAGTAGCCGACGATGCGTCGACGGGGCTGAGTTCACCGATCGAAGAAACGACCGGCCTGCTTCATGGCGAGGCGGGTCCTTCTGCTCAAGACCTCGTTCATCACCGCGTGCTGCGGATTCCCGAACCGGCTGATGGTCAAACATGTGTGGTCGGTTTGGGCACCCCGCCCACGCCAAAGCGGACCGATGAGGCAGGATGAGGGGCGCCGTTCCGGGGTGGTGACCGGGATGGCACTCTCATGCGAGGAGACTGATGACGGAGTCCAGGGAGCCCCAAGCCGCCGGCGCGGCAGCCCCGAGGACCAGCGCCAACGGCTCGTCCTCGACCTACTCACGCGTGCTGCTCAAGCTCGGCGGCGAGATGTTCGGGGGAGGGCAGGTCGGGTTGGACCCCGACGTCGTCGCGCTGGTGGCCCGGCAGATCGCCGAGGTGGTCCGCAGCGGTGTGCAGGTTGCGGTGGTGATCGGAGGCGGCAACTTCTTCCGCGGCGCGCAGCTCCAACAGCGGGGCATGGAACGCACCAGGTCGGACTACATGGGCATGCTCGGCACCGTGATGAACAGTCTTGCGCTGCAGGACTTCCTGGAGAAGGAAGGCATCGTCACCCGGGTGCAGACCGCGATCACGATGGGTCAGGTGGCCGAGCCGTATCTTCCGTTGCGGGCGGTGCGCCACCTGGAGAAGGGCCGGGTCGTGATCTTCGGCGCCGGCATGGGCCTGCCCTACTTCTCCACCGACACCACCGCCGCGCAGCGGGCCCTGGAGATCGGCGCCGACGTGGTGCTGATGGCCAAAGCGGTCGACGGTGTTTTCGCCGAGGACCCGCGGGAGAATCCCGAGGCGGAGCTGCTCACCGCCATCAGCCATCGTGAAGTCATCGACCGCGGCCTGCGGGTGGCCGATGCCACCGCGTTCAGTCTCTGTATGGACAATGGCATGCCGATCCTGGTGTTCAACTTGCTGACCGACGGCAATATCGCGCGGGCGGTGGCAGGTGAGAAAATCGGGACGCTGGTCACCAGCTGACCGGAAAGACGTAATAATGATCCGCGCTTGCGACGATGCAGCTAGCACCGATGCGGGGGCACCACCCGCTTGCGGGGGAAGGAGCGGCGCACGTGATTGACGAGGCTATCTTCGATGCCGAGGAGAAGATGGAGAAGGCCGTGGCGGTGGCCCGCGACGACCTGTCCACCATCCGGACCGGGCGCGCGAACCCGGGGATGTTCTCCCGGATCGTCATCGACTACTACGGCGCAATGACCCCGATCACCCAGTTGGCCAGCATCAACGTCCCCGAGGCGCGGATGGTGGTGATCAAGCCCTACGAAGCCAACCAGCTCAATGCCATCGAGACCGCGATCCGCAATTCCGACCTGGGCGTGAACCCCACCAACGACGGCACGATCATCCGGGTCGCCATCCCGCAGCTGACCGAGGAGCGCCGCCGGGAGCTGGTCAAACAGGCGAAGGCCAAGGGCGAGGACGCCCGGGTATCGGTGCGCAACATTCGTCGCAAGGCGATGGAGGAGTTGCACCGCATCCGCAAGGACGGCGAGGCCGGTGAGGACGAGGTGGGGCGCGCCGAGAAGGATCTGGAAAAGGCCACCCACCAGTACGTCGCCCAGATCGACGATCTGGTCAAACACAAAGAGGGCGAGCTGCTGGAGGTCTAGCGACCAACCCGCAGCTCAGTCACTTGAAGTCCGTGGCAACCACCGATGCCGGCACCGGCAACCCGACCGACGAACCGGCCCGTGAACCGGCCCACGTCTCCACCGAGCCGGTGAAGAAGAAGTCCCGAGCCGGGCGCGATCTGCCCGCGGCCATCGCGGTAGGCGCCAGCATCGGGGCCGTCCTCATCGCGACGATGGTGTGGTTCCCGCATTTCTGGGTGGTGTATTGCGCCCTGGCCACCCTGGTGGCCAGTCACGAGGTGGTCCGGCGGCTGCGCGAGGCCGGTTACCTGATTCCGGTCATTCCGCTGCTGATCGGCGGACAGGTGACCGTCTGGTTGACCTGGCCGTATCGCGCAGTCGGCGCGCTGGCCGGCTTCGGCGGCATGGTCGTGGTCTGCATGATCTGGCGCCTGTTCATGCAGGACGAGCCGGCCGCCGTCGATCAGCAGGCGGGCCCGGACGATGCGCCGCCAGCCAGGAACTACCTGCGCGACGTGTCGGCCACCGTTTTCCTGTGCGTCTGGGTTCCATTGTTCGCGTCGTTCGCCGCGATGCTGGTCTACGACCCCAAGCACGGCCCGGGATGGGTGTTCTGCATGATGATCGCCGTCGTGTCCTCAGACACCGGGGGATACGCGGTGGGGGCATTGTTCGGCAAACATCCGATGGTGCCGATGATCAGCCCGAAAAAGTCCTGGGAAGGGTTCGGCGGATCACTGGTGTGCGGCATCACCGCAACGATCCTGACCGCAACATTCCTGGCCGGAAAATCATGGTGGGTCGGTGCCCTGCTGGGTTTGCTGTTCGTGATCACCACCACGCTGGGCGACCTGATCGAGTCCCAGGTGAAGCGTGATCTGGGGATCAAAGACATGGGCCGGCTGCTGCCGGGGCACGGCGGTCTGATGGACCGGCTCGACGGTATCCTGCCGTCTGCGGTCGCGGCGTGGACCGTCCTGACGCTGTTGCCCTGATTTCGCGGGGTCGATCACCGAACATCAAACGCGGGCCGGCTTCGCCATGAGTTCCGGTCGTTGAGGCGCCCACCAATTTGTCGTGCCGTGAGACGCACACCGTGCCGTCCCGCGCGATAACCGCACGTCGGACCCGCGCCGTGAGACAGCCTCACGACGGGGTTGCCGAGGACCGATCTCACTTGCCGAAACGCCGTTGACTTCGGCATATCCGCTGGTCAGGATCGCGGCGACGGAATTGCCGTTTCACCGGGTTACTCGGAGGTCGCGATGTCTTTTGTGCATGTGGCGCCACAGATCGTGGGCGCGGCCGCGTCAGACCTGGCCCGCATCGGGGCCTCGGTCAGCGCGGCGAATGCGGCAGCGGCGAGTTCCACCTCCTCGGTGCTGGCCGCGGGCGCCGACGAGGTGTCGACGGCGATCGCATCGTTTTTCGGCACGCACGCACTGGAGTATCAGGCGCTCAACGCACAGGTAGCAGATTTCCAGGAGCGGTTTGTGCAGACACTGAACTCGGGTGTGGGGGCATATGCCGCTGCCGAGTCGTTCAGTGCGCTGGACCTCGTTAACGCACCTGCCCAGGCTTTGCTGAGCCGTCCCCTGATCGGCAACGGCGTCGACGGTGCCGCGGGCACTGGCCAGTCCGGCGGCCCCGGTGGTCTGCTGTGGGGCAACGGTGGGGCCGGCGGGTCGGGTGCGGTCGGCACGTCCGGTGGCGCCGGCGGGGCGGCCGGGTTGTTCGGCAACGGTGGCGCGGGTGGCGCCGGCGGGGTCGGCGGAGCTTCCGGGTCGGGCGGAGCCGGCGGGATCGGTGGTCAGGGTGGACTGTTGTACGGCAACGGTGGACGCGGTGGCGTCGGTGGCCAGGGCGCGCTCAGCAGTGGGGCCGGCGGCGCCGGCGGGCAGGCCCAGTTCTTCGGGGCAGGCGGGGCCGGCGGGGCCGGTGGTTCTGGCGCTGTGGGCACCTCGGGCGGGTTCGGTCAGTCCGGCGGCTCGGGCGGCACCGCCGGTGACGGTGGTGCGGGTGGCCGCGGTGGATTGTTGATCGGAGCCGGCGGCGCCGGCGGTGTCGGCGGAGCCGGCGGTGACGGCGGTGCCGGCGGGGCCGGGGCGGACGGTGCTGCTCCGGGGGCTGCCGGAGGTCGCGGGGGCAGTGGCGGCCACGGTGGGGCCGGCGGGGTCGGGGGAGCCGGGGGTGAGGGTGGTCTGCTCGGATTCCTGGGCGATCAGGGTGCGGGTGGCGACGGCGGGGCCGGCGGGTCCGGCGGGGCTGCCGGAAATGGCGGCGACGGCGCGACGGGAACGGTTGGGGGCACCGGCATCGGCGGTGCTGGTGGCGTCGGGGGTGACCCGGGCCTCGGCGGTGCCGGTGGTGCCGGCGGCGTCGGCTCGACGCCGGGCGCGCATGGCGCCGCCGGACTCAACCCGACCAGCGGGGGTGACGGCGGCAACGGTGGCCGGGGTGCGGACTCGGTGCTGGCCGGGTTCTCCGGCGGCAAGGGCGGGGCCGGCGGTGACGGCGGCCGCTACGGCAACGGAGGTGCAGGCGGGCAGGGCGGTAGCGGTGTCGCCGGCACCGCCGGCCGGGACGGTGGCACGGCGGGTGCCTCCGGCGGTGCCGGAACTGGTGGCGGCGCCGCCGGCGACGGTGGGACCGGGGGAAGGGGCGGGGCAATGGCCGGTGCTGGTGGTGATGGTGGCGCCGGCGGTACTGGTGGAACCGGCGGCGCCGGAGGTAGCGGCGCCGATGGTGCCGGGTCGAGGTTGTTGGGTGGCAGCGGTCAGGACGGCGGTGACGGGGGTGCCGGCGGTCGCGGCGGGGCTGGCGGCGCCGGCGGGTTGGGCGGTACAGCGCGGGCGGCCGGGTACGCCGACGGCGCCCGCGGTGTGGGTGGCGCCGGCGGGCAAGGTGGGCACGGGGGGGTCGCCGGCAACGGCGGTGACGGTCTGCTCGGCACATTCGGCGGTTTCGGGGACGGCTCGGGCGGCAACGGCGGTAACGGCGGCGACTCGGGCGCCGGCGGCGCCGGCGGAGCCGGCGGCATCGGATCGACGAAAGGTCTGGACGGCGCGGCAGGAGCCACGCCGCTGGGCGGCAACGGTGGAAACGGTGGCCGCGGCATCGACTCCCCGTTGGGCTTCATGCCCGGCGGTAACGGCGGTAACGGCGGTAACGGCGGGCTCCACGGCAACGGCGGTGCAGGCGCTAACGGCGGCAGCGGCTTCACCGGCGCCGCTGGTGCGGACGCAACCAGGCCGGGCACAGCCGGGGGCCGCGGTGGTGTGGGCAGCAACGGTGGTAACGGCGGCAGCGGCGGGATGGGTGGAGCCCTCGCCGGTGCCGGTGGTAACGGTGGTGCCGGTGGTAACGGCGGCGCTGGCGGGGCCGGCGGCACCGGCATTGACGGCGCTAACGGAGTCGTCGGCGGCGACATCAACGGGGGACCCGGCACCGACGGTGGTGCTGGCGGCGTCGGAGGGCTCGGGGGTCGTGGCGGTTTGGCTGGTCAGGCACCCGCGCCCGGATACTCCAGTGGCGCCGAGGGCGTGGGCGGGGCCGGCGGCAACGGCGGCGCCGGAGGGCTCGCCGGGGATGGCGGCCACGGCGCCGACGCCGCAGACGGCACGGGACTCGCCGGCGGCAATGGCGGGCGCGGCGGCGACAACGGAGCCGGCGGAGCCGGCGGGCGGGGCGGTAGCGGCTCGATTCGTGGTGTGGACGGCGTCGCCGGGGCCACGTCGACTGCCGGTGGTAACGGCGGCGACGGTGGCGACGGCGCCAGCGGTGCAGCCGGTCAGCAGGGTGGCCACGGTGGGGCCGGTGGTGATGGCGGACGGTACGGCAACGGCGGGGAAGGCGGCGACGGTGGGGTGGGCGGGCGAGGTGCGGACGGTGGGTCGGGCGTCGGTCTGAGCGGCCGGCCCGGCGATGACGGCGGCGCCGGTGGTGATGGTGGTGCTGGCGGCCGGGGCGGTACGTTGGCGGGCCGCGGTGGTGACGGTGGTGACGGTGGCACCGGTGGTGGCGGTGGTGCCGGCGGCAAGGGCAGAGATGGTGCGGTGGTCGGCGGGGGAAACCTGTCGGGCTCTGACGGTGGTAACGGCGGGGGTGGCGGTGCCGGTGGAAACGGCGGCAATGCCGGATCGGGTGGTCGTTCTCAGGCCGCCGGCTACGCCGACGGCGCCCAGGGCGTAGGAGGAGCCGCGGGCGCCGGTGGCGCCGGTGGGGTCGCCGGCAATGGCGGCGACGGCGCAGACGCCGCCGCGGGCTCCGGACTCCGCGGCGGGAACGGCGGCCGCGGCGGCGACAACGGTGCCGGCGGACTTGGAGGCCGCGGCGGTAGCGGTTCCAGCCCAGGATCCGACGGTGCCAACGGCTTCAGCCCCACCACCGGTGGTCACGGCGGCAACGGCGGCCAAGGGGGCAGCGGAGGGATCGGGGGCATCGGCATACCCGGCGTCGGTGGAGCAGGTGGGAATGGCGGCGCCGGCGGTCTCTATGGCAACGGCGGCAACGGCGGTGACGGGGGTGCAGGGATGAATGGCAGCAAAGGTGCGAACGCCGGCGCCGTCGGTGCCGCAGGCGCGGACGGCCAGAGCGGTTTTGCCGGCGGTGCCGGGGGCGCCGGCGGAACGGGTGGGGCCCTCGGTGGCAACGGAGGCGACGGTGGGGCCGGTGGTCAGGGCGGCAAGGGCGGAAACGGTGGCGCGGGGGCCGACGGTCGTGCCGGCCGAAATGGCACCTCCTCGCCCGGCGGCACCGACGGCGGGAACGGGCAGGCCGGCGGTGCCGGCGGTAGCGGCGGCAACGGCGGTCGGGGCGGGGTCGGAGGCGTCGCAGGTAAGGCCCAGGCGGGCGGGTCATTCCATGATGGCCGCGACGGCGACGGCGGGGCCGGCGGCGCCGGCGGACGCGGCGCGGACGCTGGTGATGGTGGGGACGGCGGTAACGGTGCCGGCACCAGCGGTGGTGTTCCCTTGGCTGGAAACGGCGGACGCGGCGGGCAGGGAGGCAATGGCGGTGTTGGCGGGACCGGTGGGGAAGGTGGCAAAGGCTTCACCGATGGTCAGACCGGTACGACGGGAATCAGGGGTATTGCCGGCGATGGCGGGGACGGTGGCGATGGAGGCAACGTCACGCAGGTGCTCGGCGGTCCGGGTAACGGCGAACCGGGCAGCGGGGGCGCCGGCGGCAAGGGCGGCATCGGTTCCATCGGCGGCGATGGCGGCGACGGCGGCAGCGGTGGCCAGTCGGGGTTGACTGCGTCTTCTAGGGGCAATGGAGGGGCCGGCGGCGATGGCGGCACCGGCACCGACGGCGGCGGCGGCAGCGGCGGCAGCGGCGGTGACGGCAGCCCGGGCGCTATCGGAAACTTCGCCCCGGCCGGGGCAGGCGGTAGCGGCGGTAGCGGCGGTAACGGCGGCATCGGCAACAACGGTCCCGGTGGGAACGGTGGGGATGGCGGTAACGGGGGCATCGGCGGCAACGGTGTCGGCAACGGCGCCCCCGGCGGAAACGGCGGGCGGGGCGGAGCCGGCGGCAAGGGAGGTCTCGGCAACAACAGCATCGGGGGTGACGGTGGCAACGGCGGTGATGGCGGTGACGCGGGCAACGGCGGCAACGGCGTGGGCCCTGGTGGCAGCGCACTTCCCGGCGGTACCGGCGGGCGTGGTGGGCCGGGAGGTGCCGGCGGCGATGGTTTCTCGGGCACGCTCGTGGGTGATCCCGGCTCCTCCGGCGCTTCCGGCAAACGTCCCAACGGCCAGTTTGGTGGGAGTGGTGGCGACGGGGGCGTCGGCGGCACCGGTGGGGGCTGATCGGCCGCCGCTGCCGGGGTGGGGGATGTCAGACTGAACAGGTCATGGTCCAGGAGCTGGTGTTCGAGGCGCCGCGTCGGGGGAAGCCGCCGCGGCACCTGGCCGACCTCGATGCGGCCGGTCGCGCGGACGCCGTTGCGGAACTGGGACTGCCGGCATTTCGGGCCAAGCAGCTCGCGCATCAGTACTACGGACGGCTGATCGCCGATCCGCATCAGATGACCGACCTGCCCGCGGCGGTGCGCGACGCTGTCGCGGCCAGCATGTTCCCGATGTTGCTCAGCGCGGCGCGCGAAGTGACCTGCGATGCCGGCCAGACGCGAAAGACGTTGTGGCGGGCGGGAGATGGCGCCACTATCGAGTCGGTGCTGATGCGCTATCCGCAGCGCAACACCGTGTG harbors:
- the pyrH gene encoding UMP kinase, giving the protein MTESREPQAAGAAAPRTSANGSSSTYSRVLLKLGGEMFGGGQVGLDPDVVALVARQIAEVVRSGVQVAVVIGGGNFFRGAQLQQRGMERTRSDYMGMLGTVMNSLALQDFLEKEGIVTRVQTAITMGQVAEPYLPLRAVRHLEKGRVVIFGAGMGLPYFSTDTTAAQRALEIGADVVLMAKAVDGVFAEDPRENPEAELLTAISHREVIDRGLRVADATAFSLCMDNGMPILVFNLLTDGNIARAVAGEKIGTLVTS
- the mbp1 gene encoding microaggregate-binding protein 1, whose translation is MADSNSGPAEAVKGIVEDVKGKAKEAIGTVTGRGDLVNEGEAQQDKAEAQRDAAKKEAQAEAARGAAEVAEERQKSNQ
- a CDS encoding winged helix-turn-helix domain-containing protein, with translation MDVLLLTNQSDFQSVLPTLDTFALTVSVAPLAGGDVSRTDGADVAIIDARADLVAARTACRHLTANSPALAVVAVVAPADFVEVDVDWNFDDVLLAAAGAAELQARLRLAVTRRRKALGGMLQFGDLTLHPASYTVSLKGTDLGLTLTEFKLLNFLVQHAGRAFSRTRLMHEVWGYESNGRVRTVDVHVRRLRAKLGAAHEAMVDTVRGVGYMAVSPPQPRWIVGESVLNPAWTGLDRDSIAQ
- a CDS encoding PE family protein, with product MSFVHVAPQIVGAAASDLARIGASVSAANAAAASSTSSVLAAGADEVSTAIASFFGTHALEYQALNAQVADFQERFVQTLNSGVGAYAAAESFSALDLVNAPAQALLSRPLIGNGVDGAAGTGQSGGPGGLLWGNGGAGGSGAVGTSGGAGGAAGLFGNGGAGGAGGVGGASGSGGAGGIGGQGGLLYGNGGRGGVGGQGALSSGAGGAGGQAQFFGAGGAGGAGGSGAVGTSGGFGQSGGSGGTAGDGGAGGRGGLLIGAGGAGGVGGAGGDGGAGGAGADGAAPGAAGGRGGSGGHGGAGGVGGAGGEGGLLGFLGDQGAGGDGGAGGSGGAAGNGGDGATGTVGGTGIGGAGGVGGDPGLGGAGGAGGVGSTPGAHGAAGLNPTSGGDGGNGGRGADSVLAGFSGGKGGAGGDGGRYGNGGAGGQGGSGVAGTAGRDGGTAGASGGAGTGGGAAGDGGTGGRGGAMAGAGGDGGAGGTGGTGGAGGSGADGAGSRLLGGSGQDGGDGGAGGRGGAGGAGGLGGTARAAGYADGARGVGGAGGQGGHGGVAGNGGDGLLGTFGGFGDGSGGNGGNGGDSGAGGAGGAGGIGSTKGLDGAAGATPLGGNGGNGGRGIDSPLGFMPGGNGGNGGNGGLHGNGGAGANGGSGFTGAAGADATRPGTAGGRGGVGSNGGNGGSGGMGGALAGAGGNGGAGGNGGAGGAGGTGIDGANGVVGGDINGGPGTDGGAGGVGGLGGRGGLAGQAPAPGYSSGAEGVGGAGGNGGAGGLAGDGGHGADAADGTGLAGGNGGRGGDNGAGGAGGRGGSGSIRGVDGVAGATSTAGGNGGDGGDGASGAAGQQGGHGGAGGDGGRYGNGGEGGDGGVGGRGADGGSGVGLSGRPGDDGGAGGDGGAGGRGGTLAGRGGDGGDGGTGGGGGAGGKGRDGAVVGGGNLSGSDGGNGGGGGAGGNGGNAGSGGRSQAAGYADGAQGVGGAAGAGGAGGVAGNGGDGADAAAGSGLRGGNGGRGGDNGAGGLGGRGGSGSSPGSDGANGFSPTTGGHGGNGGQGGSGGIGGIGIPGVGGAGGNGGAGGLYGNGGNGGDGGAGMNGSKGANAGAVGAAGADGQSGFAGGAGGAGGTGGALGGNGGDGGAGGQGGKGGNGGAGADGRAGRNGTSSPGGTDGGNGQAGGAGGSGGNGGRGGVGGVAGKAQAGGSFHDGRDGDGGAGGAGGRGADAGDGGDGGNGAGTSGGVPLAGNGGRGGQGGNGGVGGTGGEGGKGFTDGQTGTTGIRGIAGDGGDGGDGGNVTQVLGGPGNGEPGSGGAGGKGGIGSIGGDGGDGGSGGQSGLTASSRGNGGAGGDGGTGTDGGGGSGGSGGDGSPGAIGNFAPAGAGGSGGSGGNGGIGNNGPGGNGGDGGNGGIGGNGVGNGAPGGNGGRGGAGGKGGLGNNSIGGDGGNGGDGGDAGNGGNGVGPGGSALPGGTGGRGGPGGAGGDGFSGTLVGDPGSSGASGKRPNGQFGGSGGDGGVGGTGGG
- the frr gene encoding ribosome recycling factor, with translation MIDEAIFDAEEKMEKAVAVARDDLSTIRTGRANPGMFSRIVIDYYGAMTPITQLASINVPEARMVVIKPYEANQLNAIETAIRNSDLGVNPTNDGTIIRVAIPQLTEERRRELVKQAKAKGEDARVSVRNIRRKAMEELHRIRKDGEAGEDEVGRAEKDLEKATHQYVAQIDDLVKHKEGELLEV
- a CDS encoding phosphatidate cytidylyltransferase, which translates into the protein MATTDAGTGNPTDEPAREPAHVSTEPVKKKSRAGRDLPAAIAVGASIGAVLIATMVWFPHFWVVYCALATLVASHEVVRRLREAGYLIPVIPLLIGGQVTVWLTWPYRAVGALAGFGGMVVVCMIWRLFMQDEPAAVDQQAGPDDAPPARNYLRDVSATVFLCVWVPLFASFAAMLVYDPKHGPGWVFCMMIAVVSSDTGGYAVGALFGKHPMVPMISPKKSWEGFGGSLVCGITATILTATFLAGKSWWVGALLGLLFVITTTLGDLIESQVKRDLGIKDMGRLLPGHGGLMDRLDGILPSAVAAWTVLTLLP